The nucleotide window TGGAAACCGTATTTCAAGCCATCTGGTGAGACAAAAGAGCAACATATCGCAAATATTCGTGACGTATTGTATGATTCTGTTAAAATGCATATGCGTAGCGATGTACCGGTTGGTTCTTTCTTATCAGGCGGTATTGATTCGTCCATTGTGGTATCTATTGCAAAAGAATTTAATCCAAACTTACTTACGTTCTCTGTCGGTTTTGAGCGCGAGGGCTTCAGTGAGGTAGATGTTGCAAAAGAAACAGCAGAGAAATTAAATGTTAAAAATCATAGTGTCCTTGTTACGCCAGAAGAGTTTATGAACGAGTTCCCTAAAATCATGTGGCACATGGACGATCCACTTGCGGATCCAGCTGCAGTGCCATTGTACTTTGTCGCGAAAGAAGCGCGTAAGCATGTGACAGTTGTATTGTCTGGTGAAGGTTCTGATGAATTATTTGGCGGATATAATATTTATCGTGAGCCAAATTCATTAAAAATGTTTCAATATATTCCGGAACCGGGTAAACGCGTGTTAAAGGCACTAAGCGGCGCTTTACAGGAAGGATTTAAAGGAAAGAGCTTTTTAGAGCGCGGATGTACGCCAATTGAAGAACGCTATTATGGAAATGCAAAAATCTTCCGAGAAGAAGAAAAGCAACAGCTAATGCGTTCTTACAATAACGCGATTCGTTATACTGATATTACTAAGCCGCTTTACAATGAAATTGACATGTATGACGATGTAAGCAAAATGCAATATATTGACATGTTTACTTGGCTTCGCGGTGATATTTTAGTAAAAGCAGATAAAATGACTATGGCACATTCACTAGAATTGCGCGTTCCGTTCTTAGACAAAGAGGTGTTTGATGTAGCGTCTAAATTGCCAACAGAACTGAAAATTGCAAACGGTACAACAAAAGCGATATTGCGTGAAGCAGTGGAAGGAATTGTACCAGATCATGTATTAAATCGCAAAAAGCTAGGTTTCCCTGTACCGATTCGTCATTGGTTAAAAAATGAAATGCGAGATTGGGCAATGGCAATTATTAAAGAGAGCGCTACAGATCATTTAATTGATAAGCAGTACGTTCTAAATCTATTGGATGCACATTGCGCTGGAACAGCTGATTACAGTCGCAAAATCTGGACAGTTTTATCATTCATGGTGTGGCATCAGATTTATGTTGAACACAAGTATGATATCAGCCATTTTCAAGAAGCAACAAAACAAACATATATGAATGTATAAAAGCAAGTGTGTCTAAGAATGGATTCCCCATTTTTAGACACACTTTTTATTCATATCTCTAAATTTCATTTACCGAAAAAATGTATAAAAGATTTTTTATAAAATTATAGATAACTGCTGATAGAAACTAGTCCATAATTCAATCATAAATGCTTGTTCTTTATGATACATTTATATTAACATGATAAGAAAACACCTATGGAGGACATATGTTTACTTTTGAACCAGTAACAGAAGAGTTTTTTGAAGTTGTGAAAGAGATTGTGAATTCAAACGATGTATATAATACGCTAGAGAATGGTTGCGAGTTTCGTACAGATGATGAAATTCGGGAAGAGTTTTTCCATAATGACAATAATCGTGTGACTTATTTTATCAAAGCTGATGAGACGTATGTTGGTTTGGTCGAATATATGAAGCAACATGAAAAAGATGGTCGTCCATGGTTGGGACTGTTGATGATTCATCGTGATTATCAAGGCTATGGCTATGGGACCAATGCGTATTATATGCTAGAGGACATGTGGAAACAGCAAGGAATAACGTCGATACGTTTAGCGGTGATAAAAGGGCATACACAGGCAAAACGTTTTTGGGAACATCTTGGCTTTTCTTTTTATGCCCAAAAGCAGTCTACTAAAGGAATTACAGTCGATTGCTTAGAAAAGAATTTTACTGTTTCTGTTTTTCTTCGAAGAGGAGAAGAGAGAGATGTACAAGAAATTACCAATATATATAATGATGCGGTGTTGCATACAACAGCTACCTTTGACTTAGATGTAAAATCAGTAGAAGAACGCAGGATTTGGTTTTCGAAATATAATGAGCAGTATCCATTGCTTGTTGCGGAAAGGTTTGGAAATGTGATTGGGTACGCATGTTTATCTCCGTTTCGGGAGAAAGAGGCATATAAGCAAACGGTGGAAATATCTGTCTATGTTCATAAAGAAGCACGAGGAATAGGAGTTGCCAAGCAACTTGTTGCCCGTATTATTGATATGGCCAAAGATGCTGGATATCATGTCATTATAGCGGGAATCACAAAGGGAAATGATGCAAGCGTCCATCTTCATGAACAATTTGGCTTTACACATGCCGGCACATTTCGTGAAGTAGGTTATAAATTTGGACAATGGCAAGACGTTATGTTTTACGAGTTGCTTATATAAGAAAGGGGGAGGTGGCGGTTTTAAGTATCATGTACGGAGTCATTTGTTTATTGATGGCTGAGTGGGTTCACATACGCTTGGCACGTACATTGCGCCAGGCAGGTGCTCCTTTTGAATTACAACACTTACCTCTATTTAGTATTATGCTACTGTCGTTGTATGCTATACTGCGTCTCATGGTACTATCACCTTCTGTATCACTTTGCTTAAAATTCGGTATTATTTACAGCGCTACCGGTTCTCTTTTTTTGCTGTTTTTATTTTTTATTAAGATTTTACATTACCAAACCTACATATTTCTGGTAAACTGGTTAAGAAGTGACTAATGTCAGAACACGCAACAGCCCCCATTTTTACAGTGGGGGCTACGTACGTTCACGCTGCTGTATATATAAACAAATTCGTAAAAACAGATAGCCGATAAATAAACCAATAAAGAATGATAAGATAGGCAACCAAATTGGGCCTAGCAACACTCCAAACAGCTTTACACGTGCAGAATACATGAGTCCTATTGTTGTACTATACGCTGATGCAGCAAGCGGAATAGCTGAAAAAGGACTTTTCCCCCCACCGGCGTCTCGAAAGGCATCCCAAATGGCAAACGAATACACACAGGGATAAAACATTAACCATTGATAGTTGGCTTGCTGGATTGCTTTTTCAATTTCGCCATTGAAGCTTAATAAAATGATTTCATTAAAGTTAGCCTGTACATTGATGAGAAATTCTAAAAAGATAAATACGATACCTTTTAGATATTTACCGTTTAATAATTGTCCAAAACCGGGAAGTGCAACACTCCATAACACAGCTTGTAGTTTTCCCACATGCCTCTAGCCTTTTGCGAGTTCGTCACGGTTAGGTGACATAGGGGGTTCTTCTACCCATCCGTGTTGAATCATCAAATTCGCTCCATCTTCTGCAAAACTCCCGATTTCAGCCATCAACCTTGTGTACATAGTTGCTATATCCCTTCTTGGGCTTGATGCGATACTGGCTCCGTAATAGCCCATTCCCAATGAAATCAATGCTGTAGTTTGAAATGCCATTAGTTTATCAGAAAACGGAGCTGCTGTGGAAGCGGATACTTCTGTATCCCATCGCATCGGAGCTGGCACATCATCTTTTCTCATCAAAGTAGTGAAAATATCAATATGTTTAGAAGCAATTTCTTTTCCACGAACCATCAAATGTCTAACATCCTCTGCTTCTGCAGCTTGACTAAAGGCAATCATAGTTGCCACCCCTAATGCGTTACGTTGGATGTTTGCATAAAGGTTCGTAATTTCTAAAGCGGTTAAAGATCTTTTTTCACCTAAAAATCCTGTTAAGAATTTTTGTTTTTTTACAAAATCAATTGTTGCAGGGATAGGTAAAAACGGAGGTCGCACATACAGCCCCTTATGAAGCATAATAGTATTAGCACGCTTTGTTAGCTCAACAGATTCCATTAGGCATGTTTGAAAGTAGTCGAAAATGTCATCTCTGGTTGCTAATGAAACTGCCATACCGTAAGCGTTTAGGCCAGTTTTACCCAACTGTGAAAGAAAGTTAATGCAGTATGTATCAGAAAATAGTTTGGGTGCATCTAAGTTTAAATCTTCCGCCTCTGTAAATCCGTGAGGCAAAGGATAGTCGGCTTCTTGAAAAAAAGCCGTTAGTTTTGTGATGTGTTGCTGTGAAATTTCTAGAGCATATTCTAAAGCAGCACGAATTTCCTTATCTTCTGCATGTACCAAAAGTGATCGTAACATACATATAACAGCACTATCATTCATGTAAGAGGACCATATTTGGGAAGTTTCTGCGGATGACAACTTTACATTATGTTCCATGAATGCCTCCTAACAGCTTTGTTGCCATTAGATTGCCTAAAGTCATACACATTTATTCTTATGAACTGGGCAGAAAGAAAGAGACAAAAGGAGTATTATCATAATATGTCGAAAAAGTATAGTTTAGAAAGAGAAGAAAGAGAAAAACGTCGTTTTCTCTTGTTTCCCATGAAACGGTAATAAACCGTACCTCAGTACGCTAGCTAGCAAAGGAGAGATAACCATGGATATACATCGACTACAAGCACTTAAAGAGATAGCCGAACATTTAAATGAAGCGACTGACATGAATGACATGTTAGAGAATGTATTGTACCGTCTTCTTGAAGTAATGAGTTTAGAAACTGGTTGGATTTTATTTGTAAATGAAACTGGGAAACATGAATTAATTGCCGATGCAAACTTACCAGCCGCATTACAGCATGAACAAAAAAAGCTGATGTGTACAGGTGCATGTTGGTGCACAGAGCGTTTTGCTTCAGGTCGTCTGCAAAAGGCTACAAATATTATTGAATGTAAACGAATTGAAGAAGCTTTGGATTTAGAATGGAACGGAACAGGCGGCATTACACATCATGCAACGGTTCCGCTACGTGCTGGTGAAGAAAGGTTGGGTGTTCTGAATGTAGCGGCAGCCGGAAAGCAAACATTTACAAATGAAGAACTAGCGTTGCTTGAGGCAGTAGCACTGCAAATTGGAACAACGATTAAGCGGATGAAGCTGGTTGAACAAGAGCGCAAGTATGATATTATCTCTGAACGAAATCGCTTGGCACGTGATCTACATGACTCTGTCAAACAATTATTGTTTACAATTTCCTTAACAGCTAAAGGGATGCAAAATCGAACTGAAGATAGAGAACTTGGACAAACGCTTGCTTATATCAGTGAACTTTCAACAACTGCATTACAGGAAATGCGCACATTGATATGGCAATTACGTCCTGAAGGGCTAGAAGAGGGAATTGCTACTGCGCTGACGCGTTATGGTGAAATATTAGGGCTGGAAGTTGATTGTCGCGTTTCGTCAGTACTGATGTTGCCAAGTGAAATTGAAGAGACACTTTGGCGGATTGGACAAGAAGCATTAAATAATTGTAAAAAGTATGCAGAGTGTAGCAAAGTAACAATTATCCTTTCCTTACACCGGTCTAAAAGAGAAGTTCGAATGGTTATACAAGATGAAGGAATTGGATTTGAAAGTACTCACACAAAGAAGCATGGACTTGGGTTAAAGAGTATGAAAGAAAGAGCGGAATTAATGAAAGGCACCTTTCAAATTCAAGACAATAATGGTACAACAATTACTGTCACTATTCCTTGGGGGGACATAGCATGAAATTATTAATTGTAGATGACCATCCCATTGTTCGAAAAGGATTAGTATTCTTTTTAGAAAGCCAACCAGGGATTTCTTTTATCCAGCAAGCAAACAACGGAAAAGAAGCATATGAGATGGTTCAAAAAGAGAGACCTGATGTTATACTTATGGATTTGGCAATGCCTGTTATGGATGGGATTGAAGCAACAAAGAAAATAAAGGAATGGGATTATACCATAAAAATTCTAATATTGACCAGCTTTTCCGAACAGGAGTATGTACGTCCTGCCTTGCAAGCAGGAGCAGACGGCTATCAGTTAAAAGATGTAGAACCAACACAATTAGTTGCTGCCATTCAAGCAGTATACGAAGGCACAATCTCATTGCATCAAAAAGTATCGTCCCTGATGTGGCAACATACTGCGCAGCAAGACGTAGTAAAGCTCACACGTCGGGAAAGGGAAGTGCTTCGCGAGTTGGCAAGCGGGAAAAGTAATAAAGAAATCGGTGCTGCATTACATATTACAGAGCAAACTGTAAAAACACATGTTTCTAACATTCTGATGAAACTCAATCTAGAAGATCGAACACAAGCTGCACTATACGTAGTAAAAAACCATATTATATTATAAAACAAGTATTTGGATAAGGAGAGACAATGAAGCGTGTATTACAAATATGTATAATAATGAGTTTGATATACTTTATTGTAGCAACATTTTTAATGATATCGGCAGCGAAGCACAAGCCAACGCAAAATGCAGAATATATCTTAATATTAGGAGCGCGAGTCTACGACGATCGTCTATCGCTTGCTTTAAAAGCGAGAATGGACAAGGCGCTTATATATTTACATCACAACACAAACACTAAAGTCATTGTTTCAGGAGGACAAGGGCATAATGAAACAATAGCAGAAGGTGTAGCAATGGAACGTTATTTACTTGAGCAAGGCATTTCACAAGAACGAATTTTAGTGGAAGATCGTGCCACAAGCACATACGAGAATATTAAGTATACAATGGACAAATTTTCAGTAAATAAGGTTGTACTTGTATCAAATGACTTTCATATGTATCGTGCTAAGTTGATAGCTAAGCGCCTCGGTATGGAGACTGAAAGCCTCGCAGCACCTACACCGTGGAAAGCAAAGCCTAAGTCGTATGTGCGCGAATACATTGCAATTTTAAAAACATGGTTATTCGATCAATAAAGGGGGGAGTTCAATGATTCGATTTGAGAACGTTACGAAATGTTTTCCGAATAAAACTAGCGCTGTTACCAATGTGAACTTTCAAGTAGAACAGGGTGAATGCTTTGTATTAATCGGACCTAGTGGTTGTGGAAAAACCACGACGATGAAGATGATGAATCGATTGCTAGAGCCATCTCAGGGAAGCATTTATATGCAAGGTAGAAATATACAAGACTATACTATTCACGAATTACGATGGAATATTGGTTATGTATTGCAACAAATTGCCCTGTTTCCACATATGACAGTAGCAGAAAATATTGCCATTGTGCCAGAACTTCGGAAATGGAATAAAAATAAAATACATAAGCGAGTAGACGAATTACTGGACATGATAGGATTATCGCCAAGTTCTTACCGAGAGAGAAAACCAATCGAACTCTCAGGAGGTCAACAACAGCGAGTTGGTGTGGCAAGAGCTCTTGCAGGAAATCCAGATATTATTTTAATGGATGAGCCGTTTAGTGCTTTAGACCCTATCAGCAGGGAGCAATTGCGACAGGATTTAAAGTCATTACAAAAACGTATTCAAAAAACAATCGTTTTTGTTACACATGATATTGAAGAAGCTTTAATGTTAGGTGATCGTATTTGTTTAATGCGAAACGGAGAGATTGAACAATTAGGAACACCTGAGGAATTATTGATGCGACCTAATACGGAGTTCGTTCAAATGTTTATGGGTATAAATAGACATACTGTTTATGATTTGCAAGAAGTGTTCTTGCCATGGAACGGAGAAACGAATCCAATCTCTATAAAGGCCTCGCTACAAGAGCTGTACCATCGCTTAGAGAATCAACAAGCAGTTCCCGTTGAGCAAAATGGTAATATTGTGGGTGTTGTGACAGATCGTACGATTGTTAGCTATTTTGCAAAGGGGGCAAAAATGTGAATGTAATAGAGGTGTTTTTGACCCGTCGCGCGGAATTAACGGTTGCGTTACTCGAACATTTGCAAATTTCATTTACTGCATTATGTATTGCTGTTTTAATAGCTGTCCCTGTAGCTGTTTTGTTAACCAAAACAAGAAATGCAGAGTGGTTTATTGGTAGTGCTGCAGTTATTCAAACCATTCCTTCGTTGGCATTATTAGGTTTGCTTATTCCTCTTGTGGGAATTGGAAAGATTCCTGCCATTGTTGCACTTGTCCTTTATGCACTACTTCCTATTTTAAGGAATACGTATACAGCGATTACTGAAATTGATGCAGCTTTAATTGAGGCTGCTGAAGCAATGGGAATGAACCGGCTGCAAAGATTACAGAAAGTAGAGCTGCCATTAGCTCTACCAGTTATGATGGCTGGTATTCGAACGGCTATGGTATTAATTGTGGGTACAGCTACACTGGCAGCCTTAATTGGAGCAGGCGGCCTTGGGAAATTAATCTTACTTGGAATTGATCGTAATGATCACTTCCTAATTATATTAGGGGCTGTTCCTGCTGCGGCATTAGCATTGATTTTGGATCGATTATTACGGTTTATAGAGAAGCGCCGTTCAGTGAAACTGTTACTTATAACCGCCATTGTTTTGATAGGCACTTTAATTGCACCTGTATTGGGTAGCGGAAAGCCTGATCTTATTATTGCCGGTAAATTAGGGTCTGAACCAGAAATCTTAATTCATATGTACAAGTTACTCATCGAAGAGGAAACGGATTTAGATGTTGCCATTAAACCTGGATTTGGCAAAACATCATTTGTATTTAATGCCTTGCAATCGGGTGAGATTGACATATATCCCGAATTTACGGGAACCGCTATCTCTACATTTTTGAAGGAGAACGCCATAAGTACTGACCGTCAGGTGGTATACGAACAAGCACGTGATGGTATGAGAAAGAAATTTGGAATGATTATGCTAGCACCAATGCAATATAACAATACTTATGCTCTTGCAGTGCCTTCAAAGGTCGCAAAGCAATATAACTTAGAAAGCATTTCAGGTTTGCAAGCTGTCGCCAGTAATTTGAAAGCAGGCTTTACTTTAGAGTTTTCAGATCGAGAAGATGGCTATCAAGGGATAAAAAAGCGCTATGGGCTACAATTTCAAAATTTAGTAACAATGGAGCCGAAATTGCGCTATAGTGCTATACAATCCGGGGATGTGACTGTGATTGACGCATATTCAACTGACAGTGAGTTAAGACAATATGACCTAAAAGTGCTAGCTGATGATAAAGGTGTATTTCCTCCTTATCAAGGTGCCCCGCTATTACGACAGGAAACACTGCAACAATATCCTGAGCTTACATCTATATTAAATCGTCTTGCAAATCAAATCACAGATGATGAAATGCGCGATATGAATTATCAGGTAAATGTAGAAGGACAAACTTCTGCCAAAGTGGCTAAGCGGTATTTACAAAACAAAGGCTTGCTGAAATAGTATTCTATATTACACCTCTGCGTGCAGAGGTGTAATATTTTTGAGGAAAAGAGAAAGTATAAGACATAGAGAGGAGGGGACGGGTATCGAGAAAAAGCTTGGATTTTTAGCGCTCATGTCTTTAGTAGTAGGTACAATGGTTGGCGGCGGTGTATTTAGTTTACCGCATGATCTCGCAGAAGGAGCGAATAGCGGTGCAGTTTTAATAGGATGGTTGGTAACGGCTATGGGGATGATTCCGCTAGCTGTAGTATATCAAACATTGGCGCAAAAAAAGCCAGAGTTAGAAGGGGGTATATATACGTATGCTCGCGAGGGATTTGGTGAATATATGGGGTTCAATAGCGCTTGGGGATATTGGATTGCCGGTGTTTTAGGAAATGTGGCCAGCATTATCTTATTATTTAATGCATTATCTTACTTTTTCGCTGTTTTTCATAATCACACATATGCTGTTATCGGCTCATCTCTATTCTTGTGGACGTTGCATGGACTTGTTTTAATGGGGATTAAAGAGGCATCTGTTGTAAATATCATTGCAACAATCGCGAAGCTTGTTCCTATTCTCGTATTCATTACAATCATGACAACTGTATTTAAAGGGGAAACATTTCATGTGGATTTCTGGGGGGGCGGAGAACCTATCATGATACAAGTAAAAAATACGATGCTCGTTACACTATGGGTATTTGTAGGGGTAGAAGGAGCAGTCGTTCTATCGGGACGAGCCAAGCAACATGGTGATGTTGGAAAAGCAACTGTATGGGGTCTTCTTATTGTTATGTTTATCTATATCGCTATTTCTGTTTTATCACTTGGAGCAATGGAGCGTCAGGAGCTGTCTAAGCTGGAGACACCCTCAATGGGTCAGGTGCTAGAGCATGTAGTAGGGCCATGGGGAGCATCGCTAATCAACATTGGTCTCATCATATCGCTTTTAGGTACACTGATTGGCTGGTTTCTACTCGTTTCTGAAATTTCTCATGTTGCTGGAAAAGACCACGTGTTTCCCCGTATATTTGAAAAAATAGATAAGAAGCACACACCTTATGCAGCGTTATGGATATCAAGTGGTGTTGCACAATTTTTATTCATCATTATTTTGTTTTCTAATTCAACCTATCAAATTATGTACTTTATTGCTACTACGTCCATTCTTTTACCGTACTTATTTTCCGGCTTGTATGCGTTGAAACTTACATTTCAGCCAAATTACGGAACGAATAAAGTGAGAGACAGAATACTTGCTATTTGTGCGGTAACATATTCTTTTTGGTTGGTTTATGCTGCTGGAATGCAAAATTTATTGCTAGTGTCAATTGTATACGGTATCGGAATTTTAGTATATATCATAGCTCGAAAGCAACAAAATCAATACATATTTACCAAATGGGAACGATTTATTATGTTAAGCATCTTACTATGTGCTGGTATTTCCGCTTTCATGTTGATGGCAGGAAAAATCAGTATGTAACAGGAATTCCGTATATGTGAGGCGAATACTATTCTACATAGGTATATGAATGGCGAGAACACATACATGAGGGGGCGTGTAAATGATGAATGAAAGAGAGCAGTTACAACGCATTCAAGAGTTGGCCCGAGAGATTATGGAGATGCTGTTGCAAGAATCACTGTTTGATCGCAATTCTTACTTAAGAGATTCGGTAGAGCATTTAGCTAATACGGTTGATGCGTTAACAAAAATTCAATTAGATCAAGATGTAAATGTACAAGATACATTACGATATACAATTACTAAAATGCGAATTGCACGAAATGCTATGCAGCATGAAAAAGAAACTAAAAAGAACCTAGCTTAGCCTCTCTACAGAGAGGTTTTTTATTTCTATCGAGTTTGTCTTCTTCATATAATGATAAAAGTTGAACAGAGGGGAGAGAGACAAATGAGATTGCGGCAAGCTCTTGACTCACATACTATCAAGCGATTACAACGCATGATTTTCGTCGGTACGTATGAACATAAAAACGAAAGTTACTTTTTGACAAGATGTTTGTCACCTGTTCCAAATGTGATTACAAGCGCAGCTGAAGGAAAAGAGCCTGTGTTTAAGGGGTTATATACGTATAAAGGAAATCAAAAGTTGTTAAATGAGCAAGGTAGAGAAGTACTATTGTTTTTTAGATTAAAGTATGCACATCGTACTTTTTATGCAGAAACAGTTCGAA belongs to Ectobacillus sp. JY-23 and includes:
- the asnB gene encoding asparagine synthase (glutamine-hydrolyzing), translating into MCGFVGCLYEKPRELSTEEMQQFETMNSIIFHRGPDDEGYFRDEHVQFGFRRLSIIDIEAGHQPLTYENERYVIIFNGEIYNYVELREMLLEKGATFATHSDTEVIIALYAHMKEKCVDYLRGMFAFMIWDREEKRLFGARDHFGIKPLFVAEESDAIYFASEKKSIVHALQDKGVNVASLQHYFTYQYAPEPASLTADINKIEPGHYFVKEPGKPLTTHRYWKPYFKPSGETKEQHIANIRDVLYDSVKMHMRSDVPVGSFLSGGIDSSIVVSIAKEFNPNLLTFSVGFEREGFSEVDVAKETAEKLNVKNHSVLVTPEEFMNEFPKIMWHMDDPLADPAAVPLYFVAKEARKHVTVVLSGEGSDELFGGYNIYREPNSLKMFQYIPEPGKRVLKALSGALQEGFKGKSFLERGCTPIEERYYGNAKIFREEEKQQLMRSYNNAIRYTDITKPLYNEIDMYDDVSKMQYIDMFTWLRGDILVKADKMTMAHSLELRVPFLDKEVFDVASKLPTELKIANGTTKAILREAVEGIVPDHVLNRKKLGFPVPIRHWLKNEMRDWAMAIIKESATDHLIDKQYVLNLLDAHCAGTADYSRKIWTVLSFMVWHQIYVEHKYDISHFQEATKQTYMNV
- a CDS encoding GNAT family N-acetyltransferase yields the protein MFTFEPVTEEFFEVVKEIVNSNDVYNTLENGCEFRTDDEIREEFFHNDNNRVTYFIKADETYVGLVEYMKQHEKDGRPWLGLLMIHRDYQGYGYGTNAYYMLEDMWKQQGITSIRLAVIKGHTQAKRFWEHLGFSFYAQKQSTKGITVDCLEKNFTVSVFLRRGEERDVQEITNIYNDAVLHTTATFDLDVKSVEERRIWFSKYNEQYPLLVAERFGNVIGYACLSPFREKEAYKQTVEISVYVHKEARGIGVAKQLVARIIDMAKDAGYHVIIAGITKGNDASVHLHEQFGFTHAGTFREVGYKFGQWQDVMFYELLI
- a CDS encoding DUF3231 family protein — protein: MEHNVKLSSAETSQIWSSYMNDSAVICMLRSLLVHAEDKEIRAALEYALEISQQHITKLTAFFQEADYPLPHGFTEAEDLNLDAPKLFSDTYCINFLSQLGKTGLNAYGMAVSLATRDDIFDYFQTCLMESVELTKRANTIMLHKGLYVRPPFLPIPATIDFVKKQKFLTGFLGEKRSLTALEITNLYANIQRNALGVATMIAFSQAAEAEDVRHLMVRGKEIASKHIDIFTTLMRKDDVPAPMRWDTEVSASTAAPFSDKLMAFQTTALISLGMGYYGASIASSPRRDIATMYTRLMAEIGSFAEDGANLMIQHGWVEEPPMSPNRDELAKG
- a CDS encoding GAF domain-containing sensor histidine kinase codes for the protein MDIHRLQALKEIAEHLNEATDMNDMLENVLYRLLEVMSLETGWILFVNETGKHELIADANLPAALQHEQKKLMCTGACWCTERFASGRLQKATNIIECKRIEEALDLEWNGTGGITHHATVPLRAGEERLGVLNVAAAGKQTFTNEELALLEAVALQIGTTIKRMKLVEQERKYDIISERNRLARDLHDSVKQLLFTISLTAKGMQNRTEDRELGQTLAYISELSTTALQEMRTLIWQLRPEGLEEGIATALTRYGEILGLEVDCRVSSVLMLPSEIEETLWRIGQEALNNCKKYAECSKVTIILSLHRSKREVRMVIQDEGIGFESTHTKKHGLGLKSMKERAELMKGTFQIQDNNGTTITVTIPWGDIA
- a CDS encoding response regulator transcription factor yields the protein MKLLIVDDHPIVRKGLVFFLESQPGISFIQQANNGKEAYEMVQKERPDVILMDLAMPVMDGIEATKKIKEWDYTIKILILTSFSEQEYVRPALQAGADGYQLKDVEPTQLVAAIQAVYEGTISLHQKVSSLMWQHTAQQDVVKLTRREREVLRELASGKSNKEIGAALHITEQTVKTHVSNILMKLNLEDRTQAALYVVKNHIIL
- a CDS encoding YdcF family protein gives rise to the protein MKRVLQICIIMSLIYFIVATFLMISAAKHKPTQNAEYILILGARVYDDRLSLALKARMDKALIYLHHNTNTKVIVSGGQGHNETIAEGVAMERYLLEQGISQERILVEDRATSTYENIKYTMDKFSVNKVVLVSNDFHMYRAKLIAKRLGMETESLAAPTPWKAKPKSYVREYIAILKTWLFDQ
- a CDS encoding ABC transporter ATP-binding protein, with the translated sequence MIRFENVTKCFPNKTSAVTNVNFQVEQGECFVLIGPSGCGKTTTMKMMNRLLEPSQGSIYMQGRNIQDYTIHELRWNIGYVLQQIALFPHMTVAENIAIVPELRKWNKNKIHKRVDELLDMIGLSPSSYRERKPIELSGGQQQRVGVARALAGNPDIILMDEPFSALDPISREQLRQDLKSLQKRIQKTIVFVTHDIEEALMLGDRICLMRNGEIEQLGTPEELLMRPNTEFVQMFMGINRHTVYDLQEVFLPWNGETNPISIKASLQELYHRLENQQAVPVEQNGNIVGVVTDRTIVSYFAKGAKM
- a CDS encoding ABC transporter permease/substrate-binding protein, with the translated sequence MNVIEVFLTRRAELTVALLEHLQISFTALCIAVLIAVPVAVLLTKTRNAEWFIGSAAVIQTIPSLALLGLLIPLVGIGKIPAIVALVLYALLPILRNTYTAITEIDAALIEAAEAMGMNRLQRLQKVELPLALPVMMAGIRTAMVLIVGTATLAALIGAGGLGKLILLGIDRNDHFLIILGAVPAAALALILDRLLRFIEKRRSVKLLLITAIVLIGTLIAPVLGSGKPDLIIAGKLGSEPEILIHMYKLLIEEETDLDVAIKPGFGKTSFVFNALQSGEIDIYPEFTGTAISTFLKENAISTDRQVVYEQARDGMRKKFGMIMLAPMQYNNTYALAVPSKVAKQYNLESISGLQAVASNLKAGFTLEFSDREDGYQGIKKRYGLQFQNLVTMEPKLRYSAIQSGDVTVIDAYSTDSELRQYDLKVLADDKGVFPPYQGAPLLRQETLQQYPELTSILNRLANQITDDEMRDMNYQVNVEGQTSAKVAKRYLQNKGLLK
- a CDS encoding basic amino acid/polyamine antiporter, encoding MEKKLGFLALMSLVVGTMVGGGVFSLPHDLAEGANSGAVLIGWLVTAMGMIPLAVVYQTLAQKKPELEGGIYTYAREGFGEYMGFNSAWGYWIAGVLGNVASIILLFNALSYFFAVFHNHTYAVIGSSLFLWTLHGLVLMGIKEASVVNIIATIAKLVPILVFITIMTTVFKGETFHVDFWGGGEPIMIQVKNTMLVTLWVFVGVEGAVVLSGRAKQHGDVGKATVWGLLIVMFIYIAISVLSLGAMERQELSKLETPSMGQVLEHVVGPWGASLINIGLIISLLGTLIGWFLLVSEISHVAGKDHVFPRIFEKIDKKHTPYAALWISSGVAQFLFIIILFSNSTYQIMYFIATTSILLPYLFSGLYALKLTFQPNYGTNKVRDRILAICAVTYSFWLVYAAGMQNLLLVSIVYGIGILVYIIARKQQNQYIFTKWERFIMLSILLCAGISAFMLMAGKISM
- a CDS encoding LemA domain protein — encoded protein: MMNEREQLQRIQELAREIMEMLLQESLFDRNSYLRDSVEHLANTVDALTKIQLDQDVNVQDTLRYTITKMRIARNAMQHEKETKKNLA